A portion of the Candidatus Methylacidithermus pantelleriae genome contains these proteins:
- the metE gene encoding 5-methyltetrahydropteroyltriglutamate--homocysteine S-methyltransferase, whose amino-acid sequence MALLTHTLGYPRIGTRRELKKALESFWEGKLSQQELLSIGSQLRKEAWLEQTQQGIALPASNDFSLYDHVLDALWLVGAIPPRFGQLASEPKIDWEVYFRMARGAPGVAPLELTKWFDTNYHYLVPEWHDARFCLCSHKPVEEWREARQLGIETKPVFLGPLTLLLLGKPQERLAELLPPLCTVYRQLFAELAREGVRWVQLDEPFLCTELPSSLLEAYRSAYAFLAEAEPRPNLLLATYFGELAGNWTVVRDLPWEGIHVDGVRAAHELPPLLATFPKGKVLSLGVVDGRNVWKNDYARSLALLEEALGVVGENYLWVGPSSSLLHVPLSLEKETKLDRQIVPWLAFAREKLGELAELADLATRAWKQDPRFLANQEILRQRKSSPLVTRPEVRSRLASLNPSLFRRKNPYPIRRLAQRSSLHLPPLPTTTIGSFPQTPEVRKARAKWKSGEWSQKEYETFVENEIKKVIELQESLGLDVLVHGEFERTDMVEYFGELLEGFVLTENGWVQSYGSRCVKPPILYGDVSRSRSMTLRWIRYAQTQTQKPLKGMLTGPITILRWSFVRDDLGEKEVAYQLALCLRDEVCELESAGIRVIQVDEPALREGLPLRKSQWPAYLEWAVGAFRLATSGVEDRTQIHTHMCYSDFGDIWQAIVDLDADVISLEAARSGFSLLELFTRFPLPNEIGPGVWDVHSPRIPTVEEIYQALLHMARAVSPDRLWVNPDCGLKTRSYKEVVPSLRNMVEAARKARETLLAKKDLERAG is encoded by the coding sequence ATGGCACTACTTACCCATACCCTAGGCTATCCACGCATTGGAACGCGACGTGAGTTAAAAAAAGCTCTCGAAAGCTTCTGGGAAGGAAAACTCTCCCAGCAAGAACTTTTGTCCATTGGATCACAGCTCCGGAAAGAAGCTTGGCTAGAACAAACCCAGCAGGGCATCGCACTTCCTGCCTCAAACGATTTTAGTTTGTACGACCATGTTCTCGATGCCTTGTGGCTGGTCGGAGCTATCCCACCCCGGTTCGGCCAGCTCGCCAGCGAGCCTAAGATCGACTGGGAAGTCTATTTCCGCATGGCCCGCGGCGCTCCGGGTGTAGCACCCTTGGAACTCACCAAATGGTTTGACACGAACTACCACTACCTCGTTCCCGAGTGGCACGACGCCCGTTTTTGCCTCTGCTCGCATAAACCTGTGGAAGAGTGGCGGGAAGCTCGACAATTGGGTATCGAAACAAAGCCCGTCTTTTTGGGACCTTTGACCCTTCTTCTTTTGGGAAAACCTCAGGAACGGCTTGCCGAACTATTGCCTCCTCTCTGCACGGTTTACCGACAACTTTTCGCGGAACTTGCCCGGGAGGGGGTCCGCTGGGTCCAGCTTGACGAACCCTTTCTTTGCACCGAGCTCCCCTCTTCCCTCCTCGAAGCTTATCGATCCGCCTATGCGTTTTTGGCCGAGGCAGAGCCACGACCCAATCTCCTTTTGGCCACCTATTTTGGCGAGCTTGCAGGCAACTGGACCGTCGTCCGCGATCTACCCTGGGAAGGGATTCATGTTGACGGCGTCCGGGCAGCCCACGAGCTACCCCCTCTTCTTGCGACCTTCCCCAAGGGAAAAGTCCTTTCCCTCGGAGTGGTCGATGGGCGCAACGTCTGGAAAAATGACTATGCTCGTTCTCTTGCCCTGTTGGAAGAGGCCCTTGGGGTGGTGGGAGAAAATTACCTATGGGTTGGCCCAAGCTCTTCCCTTTTGCATGTGCCGCTTTCACTGGAAAAGGAGACGAAACTGGACCGCCAAATCGTCCCCTGGCTCGCTTTTGCCCGAGAAAAGCTTGGTGAACTGGCAGAACTAGCCGATCTTGCGACCCGAGCTTGGAAGCAAGATCCACGCTTTCTTGCCAACCAGGAGATTCTTCGCCAGCGAAAATCTAGCCCTCTAGTGACCCGCCCCGAGGTACGCAGCCGGCTTGCCAGCTTGAACCCCTCGCTTTTCCGCCGGAAAAACCCTTACCCCATTCGCAGGCTCGCCCAGCGTAGCTCGTTGCACCTACCCCCTCTTCCCACCACGACCATCGGGTCGTTTCCCCAAACACCCGAGGTGCGGAAAGCCAGGGCGAAGTGGAAAAGCGGAGAATGGAGCCAAAAGGAGTATGAAACATTCGTTGAGAACGAAATAAAGAAAGTCATCGAGCTTCAAGAATCCCTTGGCCTTGATGTCCTGGTTCACGGAGAATTCGAGCGGACCGATATGGTGGAATACTTTGGAGAACTTTTGGAGGGGTTTGTTCTTACCGAAAACGGATGGGTCCAGAGTTATGGGTCGCGCTGTGTCAAACCACCGATTCTTTATGGGGATGTATCCCGTTCGCGGTCGATGACCCTCCGGTGGATCCGCTATGCCCAAACGCAAACCCAAAAACCCCTCAAAGGAATGTTGACCGGTCCGATAACGATCCTTCGGTGGAGTTTTGTGCGGGATGATCTGGGTGAAAAAGAAGTTGCCTACCAGCTCGCCCTATGCCTGCGTGACGAAGTCTGCGAGCTGGAATCAGCCGGCATCCGCGTTATTCAGGTCGATGAGCCAGCCCTTCGGGAAGGGCTTCCCCTTAGGAAAAGCCAGTGGCCCGCTTATCTCGAATGGGCAGTGGGAGCGTTTCGCCTAGCAACGTCCGGGGTCGAAGACCGGACCCAAATTCATACCCATATGTGTTACTCCGACTTTGGAGATATTTGGCAAGCGATTGTGGATCTGGACGCTGATGTGATTTCCCTGGAAGCAGCCCGTTCCGGCTTTTCCCTCCTAGAACTTTTTACCCGGTTCCCCTTGCCCAATGAAATTGGACCTGGGGTGTGGGATGTTCACTCGCCCCGGATCCCTACCGTGGAAGAAATCTACCAAGCTCTGCTCCATATGGCCCGAGCCGTTTCCCCCGATCGGCTTTGGGTCAATCCGGATTGCGGGTTAAAAACTAGGAGTTACAAGGAAGTCGTCCCATCACTTCGCAACATGGTGGAAGCGGCTCGCAAAGCTCGGGAAACGCTCCTTGCAAAAAAAGATCTTGAGCGGGCCGGATAA
- the rsmA gene encoding 16S rRNA (adenine(1518)-N(6)/adenine(1519)-N(6))-dimethyltransferase RsmA, with amino-acid sequence MTLSDIRYWLTRYGIFPKKSLGQHFLSDANLARALVRLALEGWDKLEGVVEIGPGLGALTEVLLAKGLSVVALEIDPKLCRVLRERFGTQPSFRLVEGDARKVELAPTDRFPLVLGNLPYNVGTRLVLDWIYYRYCPKRFLVTLQREVAERFVARPSSHAYSALSVLIQVEYRARIVKRIGPEVFYPRPEVESSAVVLDWQPKRQWTREERMSFYQLVRRAFTHRRKMLSAALGRPDSRRPEELSAEDWLALWEKLYVEGQLLARNKEAGPTPSSLG; translated from the coding sequence GTGACCCTTTCAGATATTCGTTACTGGCTTACCCGCTACGGGATTTTTCCCAAAAAAAGCCTTGGCCAGCATTTTCTTTCTGACGCGAATCTGGCTCGCGCCCTCGTTCGGCTTGCGCTCGAGGGGTGGGACAAGCTTGAGGGAGTGGTAGAAATCGGGCCGGGGCTTGGCGCGCTGACGGAAGTTTTACTGGCAAAAGGACTTTCCGTGGTCGCCCTCGAGATCGATCCCAAGCTATGCCGCGTTCTCCGGGAGCGATTTGGCACCCAACCATCGTTCCGACTCGTTGAGGGAGATGCTCGGAAGGTCGAGCTTGCCCCTACGGACCGGTTTCCGCTGGTCCTGGGAAACCTTCCCTACAACGTGGGTACGCGACTGGTTCTCGATTGGATCTATTACCGGTATTGTCCCAAAAGATTCCTGGTCACCCTCCAGCGGGAAGTAGCCGAGCGGTTTGTCGCCCGGCCCTCAAGCCATGCTTATAGTGCTCTTTCCGTCCTTATCCAAGTCGAGTACCGGGCTCGGATCGTAAAACGTATCGGCCCGGAGGTCTTTTACCCACGCCCGGAGGTGGAATCCAGCGCGGTGGTTCTGGATTGGCAACCGAAACGCCAGTGGACTCGGGAGGAGCGAATGTCGTTTTACCAGCTTGTTCGAAGGGCTTTTACCCACCGACGGAAAATGCTTTCAGCTGCCCTGGGAAGACCTGATAGTCGCAGGCCCGAGGAATTATCGGCTGAAGACTGGCTGGCGCTTTGGGAAAAGTTGTACGTAGAGGGCCAACTCCTCGCCAGAAACAAAGAGGCAGGGCCAACCCCTTCCTCGCTTGGATAG
- a CDS encoding alkaline phosphatase, translating into MHKIKPWILALCAGLAALFSFLGKLYFEHYVAQRPHGVILFLVPGLEMSLLERARRVAQLRGRDLWICRDFRVLASLSLVAPHNTCLEEGVVASSLACGQRVSPGKIALGPNGQRLDSLFYSAQRKGRATGFVTDGDLTNPWLAAFYSQSWTGPDPLGQTAAELLDSARPNLALGGGGQHFSPATLRNEYGRRDGRNLLEEARAWGYQVVHRSSELEELAAWRSRWVLGLFAPGPLYFVACREEVPHIPSLAMMTRRAIEMLQYNLRGYLLIVEEDLLAQACRKNWTELALRQVEELDAAVEIASRYAGTRCLLVLVGVRGFGFVDTPPPNVPAPRAEAGEWFSGPGGIPKELSQARWLKEQKEKGIFSESSTDWFYPHPACSFAFEALPTANPGWLAARGPGSEKLGGFYDSTELFRKLDPCL; encoded by the coding sequence ATGCATAAGATTAAACCGTGGATTTTGGCTCTTTGTGCAGGCCTGGCTGCCCTTTTTAGCTTTTTAGGCAAGCTCTATTTCGAGCATTACGTGGCACAACGCCCTCACGGAGTCATCCTGTTCCTTGTTCCGGGCCTGGAAATGTCACTTCTGGAGCGAGCCCGGCGCGTAGCACAGTTGCGGGGCCGTGATCTTTGGATTTGCCGGGACTTTCGGGTTCTGGCCTCCCTCTCTCTTGTAGCCCCTCACAACACTTGCCTCGAAGAGGGAGTAGTAGCCAGCTCGCTTGCTTGTGGCCAGCGCGTTTCCCCAGGAAAAATCGCCCTAGGACCCAACGGCCAGCGCCTGGATTCCCTGTTCTATAGCGCCCAGAGGAAAGGGAGGGCTACCGGTTTTGTCACCGACGGCGACCTGACCAATCCCTGGCTTGCAGCCTTTTACAGTCAAAGCTGGACGGGCCCAGATCCCCTGGGACAAACGGCAGCCGAGCTTTTGGATTCCGCGCGACCGAATCTTGCGCTAGGAGGCGGAGGCCAGCATTTTTCTCCGGCCACTCTTCGCAACGAGTACGGGCGGAGGGACGGAAGAAACCTTTTGGAAGAAGCCCGCGCATGGGGATATCAGGTCGTCCACCGTTCTTCCGAACTTGAAGAACTGGCTGCTTGGAGATCCCGATGGGTGTTAGGACTTTTTGCCCCGGGTCCTCTCTACTTTGTGGCTTGCCGAGAGGAAGTCCCGCACATCCCGAGCCTGGCCATGATGACACGGAGGGCCATTGAGATGCTCCAGTACAACCTTCGGGGCTATCTTCTCATCGTGGAAGAAGATCTTCTTGCACAAGCTTGCCGGAAGAACTGGACGGAGCTGGCCTTGCGGCAGGTGGAAGAACTCGATGCCGCGGTCGAAATAGCCAGCCGGTACGCAGGAACACGTTGCCTTTTGGTACTCGTGGGGGTGCGCGGCTTTGGATTTGTGGACACCCCGCCGCCGAATGTCCCTGCTCCGCGCGCGGAAGCAGGGGAATGGTTCAGCGGTCCGGGGGGAATTCCCAAGGAACTTTCCCAAGCTCGCTGGCTCAAGGAACAAAAAGAAAAAGGAATTTTTTCGGAAAGCTCGACCGACTGGTTTTACCCCCACCCGGCCTGCTCGTTTGCTTTTGAAGCCCTCCCCACCGCCAACCCAGGCTGGCTTGCGGCCCGGGGACCAGGGAGCGAAAAGCTCGGTGGCTTTTATGATAGTACGGAGCTTTTTCGCAAGTTAGACCCTTGCCTTTAA
- the ilvN gene encoding acetolactate synthase small subunit → MRHTISVLVANRFGVLTRVAGLFSGRGYNIDTLNVGPTHDESVSRMTIVVKGDDRVLDQVIKQLNKLVDVLAVQDFREGEYIDRELVLLKVKADEKTRAEILQMCDIFRAKIVDVQPKSLTIEVTGDEGKIAKFIFLMENFGILDLSRTGKIALPRES, encoded by the coding sequence ATGAGACATACCATTTCTGTTCTAGTCGCAAACCGGTTTGGTGTTTTGACTCGAGTGGCTGGTTTATTTAGTGGCCGCGGGTACAATATTGATACCCTCAACGTGGGTCCCACCCATGATGAGAGCGTATCTCGCATGACCATTGTGGTCAAAGGGGATGACCGGGTGCTGGACCAGGTGATCAAGCAACTCAATAAACTTGTGGACGTTCTTGCGGTTCAGGACTTCCGGGAGGGCGAATACATTGATCGGGAACTGGTCCTTCTTAAGGTAAAGGCAGATGAAAAAACCCGGGCCGAAATTCTTCAAATGTGTGATATTTTCCGTGCCAAAATTGTGGACGTTCAGCCGAAGTCCCTCACGATTGAAGTGACGGGGGACGAAGGTAAAATCGCTAAGTTTATCTTTCTTATGGAAAATTTTGGGATTCTCGATCTTTCCCGAACCGGAAAGATCGCTTTGCCGCGGGAAAGCTAG
- the ilvC gene encoding ketol-acid reductoisomerase, which yields MSLQVYREEDADLGVLKGLTFAVVGFGSQGHAHALNLRDSGVRVVVGLRPRSRSTALAREFGLEVTSVSEAARLGDVIFLAVPDMAMPEVFREEILPQLVSGKTLGFAHGFCIHYGTIHPPANVDVILVAPKGPGHLVRRQFLQGQGVPALFAVHQDATGKAKATALAWAKGIGATRAGVLETTFKDETETDLFGEQAVLCGGTSALILAGFETLVEAGYPPELAYFECVHELKLIVDLINESGLSGMRFSISETAKWGDLTVGPKIIDGHVREQMKEVLKQIQNGSFAKEWIAEAQAGKPRYEKLLKEARHHPLEKVGARLRKLMPWMAERKTTGAQAEY from the coding sequence ATGAGCTTACAAGTGTACCGGGAGGAGGATGCTGATTTGGGGGTGTTGAAGGGACTTACCTTTGCGGTCGTCGGATTTGGTTCACAAGGACATGCTCACGCGCTGAATCTTCGGGACAGCGGGGTGCGGGTGGTCGTTGGGCTTCGACCTCGGAGTCGCTCGACGGCTCTTGCCCGGGAGTTTGGGCTTGAGGTCACCTCGGTTTCGGAGGCGGCTCGCTTAGGGGACGTCATTTTCCTAGCCGTGCCCGACATGGCTATGCCGGAGGTGTTCCGGGAAGAAATTCTTCCCCAGCTTGTTTCTGGCAAAACCCTAGGCTTTGCCCACGGATTTTGCATTCATTATGGGACAATCCATCCTCCGGCCAACGTCGATGTGATCTTGGTTGCGCCCAAGGGGCCTGGCCATCTGGTCCGCCGTCAATTTCTCCAAGGGCAAGGGGTTCCGGCTCTTTTTGCCGTTCACCAGGATGCCACGGGAAAGGCCAAAGCAACGGCGCTGGCTTGGGCAAAAGGGATCGGTGCGACGCGGGCAGGGGTTCTTGAAACCACGTTTAAGGATGAAACCGAGACGGACCTTTTTGGAGAGCAGGCTGTGCTGTGCGGGGGAACCAGCGCACTCATTTTGGCGGGTTTTGAGACTCTGGTAGAGGCAGGCTACCCTCCGGAGCTTGCCTATTTTGAGTGTGTTCATGAGCTAAAACTCATCGTGGATCTCATCAATGAAAGTGGTCTTTCGGGGATGCGATTTTCCATATCGGAAACGGCCAAATGGGGGGATCTTACTGTTGGACCCAAGATTATCGATGGGCATGTGCGGGAGCAAATGAAGGAGGTGCTGAAGCAGATTCAAAACGGGAGTTTTGCGAAGGAATGGATTGCGGAAGCCCAGGCGGGTAAGCCCAGATATGAAAAGCTTCTCAAAGAGGCTCGTCACCACCCTTTGGAAAAGGTGGGGGCCCGGCTTCGCAAGCTCATGCCTTGGATGGCCGAACGCAAGACCACTGGAGCCCAAGCGGAGTATTAG
- a CDS encoding 2-isopropylmalate synthase, translating into MNTGERASARKDPKRVILFDTTLRDGEQCPGASMTVRQKLEIARQLARLGVDVIEAGFPAASPGDREAVWQIASEVQGPRIAALARCVEEDIEIAAKALQPAGKRARIHVFLATSPVHRQYKLAKAEDEIVELAVAHIRLAKQWVEDVEFSPEDGSRTERDFLVRVVEAAIEAGATTINIPDTVGCALPQEFAELVSYLLTRVPNIDQAVLSVHCHDDLGLAVANSLAALKSGARQVEGTINGIGERAGNAALEEIIMALKTRSDAFGGLYTGVCLKELVKTSRLVSRLSGLPVQRNKAIVGENAFAHGAGIHQDGILKRRETYEIMDPEEIGWGRTELPLTKHSGRAALEERMKQLGFQLTPEELAALFQRFKELGDKKKFVYDDDLVALMVENELSQLPETYRLEHLSVVSSTGALPTAAVRLRKGEEVWTEACVGDGAVDAAMKAIDRITGKRGDLLDYQVRAVSQGKDALGEVMIKVDFGEGCVITARAASTDVLEASARAYLNAVNRALFWQSSCTGTSAVTAP; encoded by the coding sequence ATGAATACGGGCGAGCGGGCAAGTGCCAGAAAGGATCCCAAGCGGGTGATTCTTTTTGACACGACGCTGCGGGATGGTGAGCAGTGTCCTGGTGCCAGTATGACCGTGCGGCAAAAACTCGAGATTGCGCGGCAACTGGCCCGGCTGGGTGTGGATGTCATTGAGGCGGGTTTTCCTGCAGCCAGCCCGGGAGATCGAGAAGCCGTCTGGCAGATTGCCAGCGAGGTTCAAGGCCCCCGGATCGCCGCACTGGCGAGGTGTGTGGAGGAGGACATTGAGATCGCCGCGAAAGCTCTGCAACCGGCCGGAAAACGCGCCCGGATTCATGTGTTCCTCGCTACCTCTCCCGTGCACCGGCAATATAAACTTGCCAAAGCCGAGGATGAGATTGTGGAGCTAGCTGTTGCGCACATTCGCTTGGCCAAGCAGTGGGTAGAGGATGTAGAATTTTCCCCCGAGGATGGTTCCCGAACGGAACGAGACTTTTTGGTCCGGGTCGTCGAGGCTGCCATTGAAGCAGGTGCCACGACGATCAATATTCCCGATACGGTCGGGTGCGCCCTGCCCCAGGAGTTTGCCGAGCTGGTTTCGTATCTTTTGACGCGGGTTCCTAACATCGATCAAGCGGTTTTGAGCGTCCACTGCCATGATGATCTCGGGCTTGCGGTGGCCAACTCCCTGGCGGCGCTCAAGTCGGGTGCACGGCAGGTAGAGGGTACGATTAATGGAATCGGGGAACGGGCTGGGAACGCCGCTTTAGAAGAGATCATCATGGCGCTCAAAACCCGTTCCGACGCTTTTGGCGGTCTTTACACTGGGGTTTGTCTCAAAGAACTCGTTAAAACCTCCCGCTTGGTCTCCCGGTTGTCCGGGTTACCGGTTCAGCGCAATAAGGCCATCGTAGGCGAAAACGCCTTTGCTCACGGTGCCGGCATTCACCAAGATGGTATTCTCAAACGGAGGGAGACCTATGAGATCATGGACCCCGAAGAGATTGGATGGGGTCGGACGGAACTGCCCCTGACCAAGCATAGCGGGCGTGCGGCTTTGGAGGAGAGAATGAAACAGCTGGGTTTTCAGCTCACTCCGGAGGAGCTTGCAGCTCTCTTCCAGCGATTTAAGGAGTTGGGCGACAAGAAAAAATTTGTGTACGACGATGATCTCGTAGCTCTGATGGTCGAAAACGAACTTTCCCAGCTCCCTGAGACGTACCGATTGGAACACTTAAGTGTCGTCTCTTCAACGGGGGCCCTTCCGACGGCTGCGGTACGCTTGCGAAAAGGCGAAGAAGTTTGGACGGAAGCCTGCGTGGGAGATGGCGCGGTGGACGCCGCAATGAAGGCGATCGATCGAATTACGGGTAAGCGTGGGGATCTTTTGGACTATCAAGTCCGAGCGGTGAGCCAGGGTAAGGATGCTCTGGGAGAGGTCATGATCAAAGTAGATTTTGGGGAAGGGTGTGTCATCACCGCCCGCGCAGCTTCCACCGATGTGCTGGAAGCCAGCGCGCGTGCTTATCTCAATGCTGTGAACCGTGCCCTCTTCTGGCAAAGCTCTTGTACTGGGACATCCGCCGTCACAGCTCCCTAG
- a CDS encoding GYD domain-containing protein, which translates to MATYIILSTLSPQAFEDPKQFKEVAQKVTEKIRQECPGVTWKESYVTLGRYDIVDIVESDDPVQVERAALIIRGYGRAQTETLPARPWSQFLQSL; encoded by the coding sequence ATGGCAACCTATATCATCCTTAGTACGCTCTCTCCTCAAGCGTTTGAGGATCCTAAACAATTCAAAGAGGTCGCCCAAAAGGTAACAGAAAAAATTCGCCAGGAATGCCCGGGTGTGACCTGGAAGGAAAGTTACGTGACGCTGGGGCGTTACGACATTGTCGATATCGTCGAATCGGATGACCCCGTCCAGGTTGAACGGGCTGCGTTGATTATCCGAGGCTACGGGCGTGCCCAAACCGAAACGCTTCCTGCGCGCCCGTGGTCGCAATTTTTACAGTCCTTGTAA
- the ilvB gene encoding biosynthetic-type acetolactate synthase large subunit has product MSGAQIVVQALEREGVEVLFAYPGGASMAMHQALTRSRRIRTVLPRHEQGGIFMAEGYARASGRVGVCMATSGPGATNLVTGIADAYMDSVPIVAITGQVKRDMIGKGAFQETDVFGITLPIVKHSYLVLDAQDLPFVFRDAFAIAQTGRPGPVVIDIPKDVQQSVVRPQWPEQPRFARTLQLPRASDELLRHVLDLIGKSERPLLYVGGGIITSNAAEALQRFAERTRIPVCTTLMGIGAFPETHELSLKWLGMHGTVYANFAADQCDLLLALGVRFDDRVTGKVEEFAKRAIIVHVDVDPSELNKNKPAHVPILSDVRYALERWNQLLEEERRPCKGYPEWMDRIAQWKKTYPLQYREPKGQIMPQRVIQELCRLTQGEAILTTGVGQHQMWAAQYYTFRRPRTFLSSSGLGAMGFGFPAALGAKIACPDRQVIDVDGDGSFLMNIQELATAVTEGIPAKAVILNNGHLGMVVQWEDRFFEGNRAHTFLGNPRNPKEPYPDYVTIARGFGVKAERVSRPEELIPALERLLECDEPYVLDVIVPYTEHVLPMIPAGGTVRDMILEHWED; this is encoded by the coding sequence ATGTCAGGAGCCCAAATCGTTGTCCAGGCATTGGAACGCGAAGGGGTTGAGGTCCTTTTTGCCTACCCAGGTGGGGCGAGCATGGCCATGCACCAGGCCTTAACCCGTTCCCGACGGATCCGCACCGTTCTCCCTCGACACGAACAGGGAGGCATTTTCATGGCGGAAGGATACGCCCGCGCCAGCGGGCGCGTGGGCGTTTGCATGGCGACTTCGGGCCCCGGAGCGACCAATCTTGTCACCGGCATTGCCGACGCCTACATGGACTCGGTTCCCATCGTTGCGATCACCGGCCAAGTGAAACGAGATATGATCGGAAAAGGGGCTTTTCAGGAGACCGACGTTTTTGGGATCACCCTTCCGATCGTCAAGCATAGTTACCTTGTCCTAGACGCGCAAGATTTGCCCTTTGTGTTTCGGGATGCCTTTGCCATTGCTCAAACCGGAAGACCCGGACCGGTAGTGATTGACATCCCAAAAGACGTGCAACAATCCGTCGTTCGACCCCAATGGCCGGAACAGCCGAGATTTGCCCGGACACTTCAACTACCCAGAGCCAGCGATGAGCTCCTCCGGCATGTGCTCGATCTTATTGGAAAATCGGAACGCCCTCTTTTGTATGTTGGGGGAGGAATTATCACAAGCAACGCAGCAGAGGCTCTTCAAAGGTTTGCCGAACGGACACGCATCCCGGTCTGTACGACTCTTATGGGTATTGGAGCATTTCCAGAAACCCACGAACTCTCCCTCAAATGGCTCGGTATGCATGGAACGGTCTACGCCAATTTCGCTGCCGACCAGTGTGATTTGCTTCTGGCGCTGGGTGTGCGGTTCGACGACCGGGTCACGGGCAAAGTCGAAGAATTTGCGAAACGAGCGATCATCGTTCACGTCGATGTGGATCCGTCGGAGCTCAATAAAAACAAGCCTGCCCATGTGCCCATCCTAAGCGACGTCCGGTACGCGTTGGAACGCTGGAACCAGCTCCTGGAAGAAGAACGAAGACCGTGCAAGGGCTATCCCGAATGGATGGATCGGATTGCGCAATGGAAAAAAACCTATCCCCTGCAGTATCGCGAGCCCAAAGGCCAAATCATGCCCCAGCGGGTCATCCAGGAGCTGTGTCGGCTTACCCAGGGAGAAGCAATTCTCACCACCGGTGTGGGACAACATCAAATGTGGGCGGCTCAATACTATACCTTTCGCAGGCCGAGAACCTTCCTCAGCTCCTCAGGTCTCGGTGCGATGGGTTTTGGATTTCCTGCCGCCTTGGGTGCCAAAATCGCCTGTCCGGATCGTCAGGTGATCGACGTGGATGGAGATGGGAGTTTTCTTATGAATATTCAGGAGCTGGCGACCGCCGTCACGGAGGGCATCCCGGCGAAGGCAGTGATTCTCAATAACGGCCACCTCGGGATGGTGGTCCAGTGGGAAGATCGGTTCTTTGAAGGGAACCGGGCCCATACATTCCTTGGAAATCCAAGGAATCCCAAGGAACCGTATCCTGATTACGTTACGATCGCTCGAGGATTTGGAGTCAAAGCAGAGCGGGTTTCTCGGCCCGAGGAACTTATCCCAGCCCTGGAGCGGCTCCTCGAGTGCGACGAACCCTATGTGCTGGACGTGATCGTTCCCTATACGGAACATGTCCTCCCGATGATTCCTGCCGGAGGAACCGTACGCGATATGATTCTCGAACATTGGGAGGACTAG
- the rplM gene encoding 50S ribosomal protein L13: MKTPFLKPSEVQRQWYLIDAADRVVGRVAARAAVLLRGKHKSCFTPHVDCGDHVVIINAEKARFTGRKEEKKIYTRYSGYIGGQKVMTARELRVRKPEALIEHAVWGMIPHNRLGRKMRKKLHIYAGPVHPHTAARPVPVEIT; the protein is encoded by the coding sequence ATGAAGACACCGTTCCTTAAACCGTCCGAGGTGCAGAGGCAATGGTACCTCATTGATGCGGCTGACCGCGTGGTGGGCAGGGTCGCGGCTCGGGCGGCTGTACTTTTACGAGGGAAGCACAAATCCTGCTTTACCCCGCACGTTGACTGTGGGGACCACGTGGTGATCATTAACGCAGAGAAGGCTCGTTTTACGGGGCGCAAGGAAGAAAAGAAGATTTACACGCGTTATTCTGGCTATATCGGAGGCCAGAAAGTGATGACTGCGCGAGAGCTTCGGGTTCGGAAACCGGAGGCATTAATCGAGCACGCCGTGTGGGGAATGATCCCCCACAACCGGCTTGGCCGGAAAATGAGAAAGAAACTTCATATCTACGCGGGGCCTGTCCACCCCCATACGGCGGCGCGCCCCGTCCCGGTGGAAATAACCTAA
- the rpsI gene encoding 30S ribosomal protein S9, with the protein MSEVGPAVTPVVATGRRKTATAVVKLTPGSGNLVVNGRELSEYFPVVSWRAHAVAPLEAVDALRSFDVVATIRGGGLSGQAGAFRHAVARALIHYNPQWRSALKPLGFLTRDPRMKERKKSGQPGARKRFQFSKR; encoded by the coding sequence ATGAGCGAAGTTGGTCCAGCGGTGACCCCAGTGGTGGCTACGGGTCGGAGGAAAACGGCAACAGCCGTCGTGAAACTTACGCCGGGAAGCGGAAATCTGGTCGTAAACGGGCGCGAGCTTTCAGAGTATTTTCCGGTTGTTTCTTGGCGCGCCCATGCCGTCGCGCCGCTGGAAGCAGTGGATGCGCTTCGTAGTTTCGACGTCGTGGCCACGATTCGAGGAGGGGGGCTATCGGGACAAGCGGGTGCTTTTCGCCATGCGGTGGCTCGAGCCCTCATCCACTACAACCCCCAGTGGCGCAGCGCGCTCAAACCCTTGGGATTTCTCACGAGAGATCCCCGAATGAAGGAAAGGAAAAAGTCGGGGCAGCCGGGGGCTCGGAAGCGATTCCAGTTTTCCAAGCGATAG